Proteins encoded by one window of Arabidopsis thaliana chromosome 2, partial sequence:
- a CDS encoding Leucine-rich repeat protein kinase family protein translates to MEGRQNGTFEEIIHRVRSSSLDICLVKTGPTSPIISSIELRPMRNDTYLTHSGSLRNSFRVHCSTSDSEIRYDDDSYDRVWYPFFSSSFSYITTSLNINNSDTFEIPKAALKSAATPKNASAPLIITWKPRPSNAEVYFYLHFAEIQTLAANETREFDIVFKGNFNYSAFSPTKLELLTFFTSGPVQCDSDGCNLQLVRTPNSTLPPLINALEAYTIIEFPQLETSLSDVNAIKNIKATYRLSKTSWQGDPCLPQELSWENLRCSYTNSSTPPKIISLNLSASGLTGSLPSVFQNLTQIQELDLSNNSLTGLVPSFLANIKSLSLLDLSGNNFTGSVPQTLLDREKEGLVLKLEGNPELCKFSSCNPKKKKGLLVPVIASISSVLIVIVVVALFFVLRKKKMPSDAQAPPSLPVEDVGQAKHSESSFVSKKIRFAYFEVQEMTNNFQRVLGEGGFGVVYHGCVNGTQQVAVKLLSQSSSQGYKHFKAEVELLMRVHHKNLVSLVGYCDEGDHLALIYEYMPNGDLKQHLSGKRGGFVLSWESRLRVAVDAALGLEYLHTGCKPPMVHRDIKSTNILLDERFQAKLADFGLSRSFPTENETHVSTVVAGTPGYLDPEYYQTNWLTEKSDVYSFGIVLLEIITNRPIIQQSREKPHLVEWVGFIVRTGDIGNIVDPNLHGAYDVGSVWKAIELAMSCVNISSARRPSMSQVVSDLKECVISENSRTGESREMNSMSSIEFSMGIDTEVIPKAR, encoded by the exons ATGGAAGGAAGACAAAATGGTACATTCGAGGAGATCATACACAGAGTGAGGTCAAGCTCTTTGGATATTTGTCTTGTTAAAACAGGACCAACCTCGCCAATAATATCATCTATAGAACTACGACCAATGAGAAATGATACTTATCTTACGCATTCAGGCTCACTGAGGAACTCTTTCCGGGTTCATTGCAGCACTTCTGATAGCGAAATAAG GTATGATGATGACTCCTATGATCGTGTCTGGTATCCATTCTTCAGCTCTTCGTTTAGCTATATAACGACTAGTCTCAATATAAACAATTCAGATACATTTGAGATACCAAAAGCTGCACTCAAAAGTGCTGCCACGCCTAAAAACGCTAGTGCACCGCTAATCATAACTTGGAAACCAAGACCCTCTAACGCTGAAGTTTACTTCTATCTTCATTTCGCTGAGATACAAACCCTTGCAGCCAACGAGACGAGGGAATTCGACATTGTTTTCAAAGGAAACTTTAATTATTCAGCTTTTAGTCCTACCAAGTTAGAGCTACTTACATTTTTCACAAGTGGACCAGTGCAATGTGATTCAGATGGTTGCAATTTACAGCTCGTAAGAACTCCGAATTCAACCCTTCCACCTTTGATCAACGCTCTTGAGGCTTACACTATTATCGAATTCCCACAGTTGGAAACAAGCCTAAGTGATG TTAATGctatcaaaaacattaaagcTACGTACCGGCTAAGTAAAACTAGTTGGCAAGGAGATCCATGTCTCCCTCAAGAATTATCCTGGGAAAATCTTAGATGCAGTTACACAAATAGTTCTACCCCACCaaaaatcatttcatt AAACTTGTCAGCAAGTGGATTAACTGGGAGTCTACCCTcagtttttcaaaatctaacGCAGATACAAGAGCT GGACTTATCTAACAACAGTTTGACTGGACTTGTGCCTTCTTTTCTGGCCAACATTAAATCATTATCTTTGTT AGACTTGAGTGGGAACAATTTTACCGGTTCAGTTCCACAAACTCTTCTTGATAGAGAAAAGGAAGGACTTGTCTTGAA ACTTGAAGGAAATCCAGAGCTATGCAAGTTTAGCTCATGcaatccaaaaaagaaaaagggatTATTGGTACCGGTTATTGCATCAATTTCCTCTGTGCTTATTGTAATAGTGGTTGTGgctctcttttttgttctccgaaagaagaagatgcctTCAG ATGCACAGGCTCCACCAAGTTTGCCCGTAGAAGATGTTGGACAAGCTAAACATTCAGAATCATCATTCGTCTCGAAAAAGATAAGGTTTGCTTATTTCGAGGTTCAAGAGATGACAAATAACTTTCAGAGAGTTCTTGGTGAAGGAGGCTTTGGAGTCGTTTATCATGGTTGTGTTAATGGTACCCAACAAGTAGCTGTTAAATTGCTCTCTCAATCATCTTCCCAAGGCTATAAACATTTCAAGGCAGAG GTGGAACTTCTTATGAGAGTACACCATAAAAATTTGGTGAGTCTTGTTGGTTATTGTGATGAAGGAGACCATTTGGCCCTCATCTACGAGTACATGCCTAATGGAGActtaaaacaacatttatCAG GAAAGCGTGGTGGATTTGTCTTAAGCTGGGAAAGTAGACTAAGAGTAGCTGTCGATGCAGCACTAG GTTTGGAGTACTTACACACTGGATGCAAACCACCAATGGTTCACAGAGATATAAAAAGTACAAACATACTTTTGGATGAACGTTTCCAAGCCAAATTAGCCGATTTTGGGCTTTCGAGATCTTTTCCTACCGAAAACGAAACACATGTTTCAACTGTTGTGGCTGGAACTCCTGGTTATCTTGATCCCGA gtattatcaaacaaattgGTTGACAGAGAAAAGTGATGTTTACAGTTTCGGAATTGTACTATTGGAGATCATCACAAACCGGCCTATAATTCAGCAATCTCGTGAAAAGCCTCACCTAGTAGAATGGGTTGGATTTATTGTAAGAACGGGAGATATTGGAAATATTGTTGATCCAAACCTTCACGGAGCTTACGACGTCGGTTCTGTCTGGAAGGCTATTGAACTAGCTATGTCATGTGTGAATATTTCTTCGGCAAGAAGACCAAGCATGTCTCAAGTTGTTAGCGATCTTAAAGAGTGTGTGATATCTGAAAATTCAAGGACAGGAGAGAGTCGAGAAATGAACTCAATGAGTTCCATCGAATTCAGCATGGGAATTGACACCGAGGTGATCCCTAAAGCACGCTAG
- a CDS encoding Leucine-rich repeat protein kinase family protein, with the protein MKIHLLLAMIGTFVVIIGAQDQEGFISLDCGLPSDESPYDDSFNGLTFTSDSTFIQTGKIDSVDKDLNINLSKQYLTLRYFPEGKRNCYSLDVKRGTTYLIVVSFVYGNYDGLNRDPNFDIHLGPNKWKRIDLDGEKEGTREEIIHKARSNSLDICLVKTGETLPIISAIEIRPLRNNTYVTQSGSLMMSFRVYLSNSDASIRYADDVHDRIWSPFNGSSHTHITTDLNINNSNAYEIPKNILQTAAIPRNASAPLIITWDPLPINAEVYLYMHFAEIQTLEANETRQFDVILRGNFNHSGFSPTKLKVFTLYTEEPMKCGSEGCYLQLVKTPNSTLPPLINAIEAYSVIEFSQLETSLSDVDAIKNIKNTYKLNKITWQGDPCLPQDLSWESIRCTYVDGSTSPTIISLDLSKSGLNGSIPQILQNFTQLQELDLSNNSLTGPVPIFLANMKTLSLINLSGNNLSGSVPQALLDKEKEGLVLKLEGNPDLCKSSFCNTEKKNKFLLPVIASAASLVIVVVVVALFFVFRKKKASPSNLHAPPSMPVSNPGHNSQSESSFTSKKIRFTYSEVQEMTNNFDKALGEGGFGVVYHGFVNVIEQVAVKLLSQSSSQGYKHFKAEVELLMRVHHINLVSLVGYCDEGEHLALIYEYMPNGDLKQHLSGKHGGFVLSWESRLKIVLDAALGLEYLHTGCVPPMVHRDIKTTNILLDQHLQAKLADFGLSRSFPIGNEKNVSTVVAGTPGYLDPEYYQTNWLTEKSDIYSFGIVLLEIISNRPIIQQSREKPHIVEWVSFMITKGDLRSIMDPNLHQDYDIGSVWKAIELAMSCVSLSSARRPNMSRVVNELKECLISETSRIGEGRDMESKGSMEFSRDIYNEVIPQAR; encoded by the exons ATGAAGATTCACCTTTTGTTGGCCATGATTGGAACCTTTGTCGTTATAATTGGAGCCCAGGATCAAGAAG GTTTCATCAGTTTAGATTGTGGATTACCTAGTGACGAATCTCCTTACGATGATTCGTTTAACGGATTAACATTCACATCGGATTCCACTTTCATCCAAACAGGAAAAATTGATAGTGTCGATAAAGATCTTAACATAAACttatcaaaacaatatttgacTCTTAGATACTTCCCAGAAGGAAAACGTAATTGTTATAGTCTTGATGTCAAGCGTGGCACAACTTATCTCATCGTGGTTAGCTTTGTATATGGAAATTATGATGGTCTTAACCGTGATCCAAACTTCGATATCCATCTTGGTCCCAATAAGTGGAAAAGAATAGATTTGGATGGAGAGAAAGAAGGtacaagagaagagatcatACACAAAGCCAGGTCAAACTCTTTGGATATTTGTCTTGTTAAGACAGGAGAAACTTTGCCAATAATTTCAGCCATAGAAATACGGCCACTAAGGAATAATACGTATGTTACACAATCTGGTTCGCTGATGATGTCTTTCCGGGTTTATCTTAGCAATTCAGATGCATCTATAAG GTATGCTGATGACGTCCATGATCGTATTTGGTCTCCATTCAACGGATCTTCACATACACATATAACAACTGATCTCAATATAAACAACTCAAATGCATATGAGATTCCAAAAAATATACTCCAAACTGCTGCCATACCAAGAAACGCCAGTGCGCCGCTGATTATTACGTGGGATCCACTACCCATTAATGCGGAGGTATACTTGTACATGCACTTTGCGGAGATTCAAACCCTTGAAGCCAACGAGACGAGGCAGTTTGACGTTATCTTGAGAGGAAACTTTAATCATTCAGGATTTAGTCCAACCAAGTTAAAGGTATTTACATTATACACAGAAGAACCAATGAAATGTGGTTCAGAAGGTTGTTATTTACAGCTAGTAAAAACACCGAACTCAACTCTGCCACCTCTGATCAACGCTATTGAGGCATACAGTGTTATCGAGTTCTCACAATTGGAAACAAGTCTTAGTGATG TGGACGCTATCAAGAACATCAAAAATACTTATAAGCTGAATAAAATCACTTGGCAAGGAGATCCATGTCTCCCTCAAGATTTGTCGTGGGAAAGTATTAGATGCACCTACGTAGATGGCTCCACTTCACCAACAATCATTTCCTT AGATTTGTCGAAAAGTGGATTAAATGGGAGTATACcccaaattttacaaaatttcacGCAATTACAAGAACT GGACTTATCAAATAATAGCTTGACTGGACCGGTGCCTATCTTCCTTGCCAACATGAAAACGTTATCTTTAAT AAACTTAAGTGGGAACAATCTCAGTGGTTCAGTTCCTCAAGCTCTtcttgacaaagaaaaagaaggactTGTGTTAAA ACTTGAAGGAAATCCAGATTTGTGCAAATCCAGTTTTTGCAATaccgaaaagaaaaataaattcttgCTCCCGGTTATTGCATCAGCTGCCTCTTTGGTTATTGTAGTTGTGGTTGTggctcttttttttgtcttccgAAAGAAGAAGGCCAGCCCTTCAA ATCTACATGCTCCACCAAGTATGCCTGTATCGAATCCCGGGCACAATAGTCAATCAGAATCATCATTCACATCgaaaaaaattaggtttacTTACTCTGAGGTTCAAGAAATGACAAATAACTTCGATAAAGCTCTCGGTGAAGGAGGATTTGGAGTCGTGTATCATGGTTTTGTTAATGTTATTGAACAAGTAGCAGTTAAATTGCTATCACAATCATCTTCTCAAGGCTATAAGCATTTCAAGGCAGAG GTGGAACTCCTTATGAGAGTTCACCATATAAATTTGGTGAGTCTTGTTGGGTATTGTGATGAAGGAGAACACTTGGCTCTTATTTATGAATACATGCCAAATGGAGACTTAAAGCAACATTTGTCAG GAAAGCATGGCGGATTCGTCCTGAGCTGGGAAAGTAGACTAAAAATAGTTTTGGATGCAGCACTAG GATTGGAGTATTTACATACTGGATGTGTACCACCAATGGTTCACAGAGATATCAAAACTACGAATATACTTCTAGATCAACATCTCCAAGCTAAATTAGCTGATTTTGGGCTTTCAAGATCTTTTCCCATCggaaatgagaaaaatgtgTCAACTGTTGTTGCTGGTACTCCTGGATATCTTGATCCTGA gtattatcaaacaaattgGTTGACAGAAAAGAGTGATATATACAGTTTCGGAATTGTACTGTTAGAGATAATTTCAAACCGTCCTATAATCCAGCAATCCCGTGAAAAGCCTCACATAGTGGAATGGGTCAGTTTTATGATAACAAAAGGAGATCTTAGAAGTATTATGGATCCAAACCTCCACCAAGATTATGATATTGGTTCTGTCTGGAAGGCCATTGAATTAGCAATGTCATGTGTGAGTCTTTCTTCTGCAAGACGACCAAACATGTCTCGAGTTGTGAATGAATTAAAAGAATGTCTTATATCCGAAACCTCTAGGATAGGTGAGGGACGAGACATGGAATCAAAAGGTTCAATGGAATTCAGCAGAGACATTTATAATGAGGTAATACCTCAAGCTCGCTAG
- a CDS encoding Leucine-rich repeat protein kinase family protein (Leucine-rich repeat protein kinase family protein; FUNCTIONS IN: protein serine/threonine kinase activity, protein kinase activity, ATP binding; INVOLVED IN: protein amino acid phosphorylation; LOCATED IN: endomembrane system; CONTAINS InterPro DOMAIN/s: Protein kinase, ATP binding site (InterPro:IPR017441), Protein kinase, catalytic domain (InterPro:IPR000719), Serine/threonine-protein kinase domain (InterPro:IPR002290), Tyrosine-protein kinase, catalytic domain (InterPro:IPR020635), Serine/threonine-protein kinase-like domain (InterPro:IPR017442), Serine/threonine-protein kinase, active site (InterPro:IPR008271), Protein kinase-like domain (InterPro:IPR011009); BEST Arabidopsis thaliana protein match is: Leucine-rich repeat protein kinase family protein (TAIR:AT2G28960.1); Has 35333 Blast hits to 34131 proteins in 2444 species: Archae - 798; Bacteria - 22429; Metazoa - 974; Fungi - 991; Plants - 531; Viruses - 0; Other Eukaryotes - 9610 (source: NCBI BLink).) encodes MEGHRGLLLALIVNIFSIVHLVHAQNPEGFISLDCGLPAKESPYTESTTSLVFTSDANFISSGISTKLPKHDDYKPYNFLRYFPDGTRHCYDLSVKQGTNYLIRASFVYGNYDGRNIMPRFDLYIGPNIWAVVSELDLYSPEEEIIHMTKSTSLQICLVKTGPTTPFISTLELRPLRNDNYITQSGSLKLMQRMCMTETVSTLRYPDDVYDRLWYTDGIYETKAVKTALSVNSTNPFELPQVIIRSAATPVNSSEPITVEYGGYSSGDQVYLYLHFAEIQTLKASDNREFDIVWANNIKKLAYKPKVSQIDTLLNTSPNKCDNTFCKAFLVRTQRSTLPPLLNAYEVYILVEFPYSETHPDDVVAIKKIKAAYGLKIISWQGDPCLPREYKWEYIECSYTNNSIPPRIISLDLSNRGLKGIIEPVLQNLTQLEKLDLSINRLSGEVPEFLANMKSLSNINLSWNNLKGLIPPALEEKRKNGLKLNTQGNQNLCPGDECKRSIPKFPVTTVVSISAILLTVVVLLIVFIYKKKKTSKVRHRLPITKSEILTKKRRFTYSEVEAVTNKFERVIGEGGFGIVYHGHLNDTEQVAVKLLSHSSTQGYKQFKAEVELLLRVHHTNLVNLVGYCNEEDHLALVYEYAANGDLKQHLSGESSSAALNWASRLGIATETAQGLEYLHIGCEPPMIHRDVKTTNILLDEHFHAKLADFGLSRSFPVGVESHVSTNVAGTPGYLDPEYYRTNWLTEKSDVYSMGIVLLEIITNQPVIQQVREKPHIAEWVGLMLTKGDIKSIMDPKLNGEYDSSSVWKALELAMSCVNPSSGGRPTMSQVISELKECLIYENSRKEGRSEVDSKSSIELSTSFTAEVTPDAR; translated from the exons ATGGAGGGTCATCGAGGATTATTGTTGGCACTGATAGTCAACATTTTTTCCATTGTACACCTTGTTCATGCTCAGAATCCGGAAG GATTTATCAGCTTGGATTGTGGTTTACCCGCCAAAGAGTCTCCTTATACCGAAAGCACAACAAGCTTGGTATTCACCTCTGATGCAAATTTTATCTCAAGTGGGATTAGTACTAAACTCCCAAAACATGATGACTACAAGCCATATAATTTCTTAAGATATTTTCCTGACGGAACACGACATTGCTATGATTTAAGTGTAAAGCAGGGTACTAATTATCTGATCAGAGCTAGCTTCGTATATGGGAATTATGACGGTCGTAATATTATGCCCAGATTTGATCTGTATATAGGGCCTAATATATGGGCAGTAGTGTCGGAGTTGGACCTATACAGCCCAGAGGAAGAGATCATTCACATGACAAAGTCAACTTCTTTACAGATTTGTCTTGTCAAAACAGGACCAACTACACCTTTCATATCAACTTTGGAGCTACGGCCTTTGAGAAATGATAATTATATTACTCAATCTGGTTCTTTGAAGCTCATGCAGCGGATGTGTATGACCGAGACTGTTAGCACACTACG GTATCCTGATGATGTCTATGATCGTCTCTGGTATACAGATGGTATATACGAAACAAAAGCAGTAAAGACAGCTCTGAGTGTCAATTCTACTAATCCATTTGAACTACCCCAAGTCATAATTAGGTCAGCAGCTACGCCCGTAAATAGCAGTGAGCCAATAACCGTTGAATACGGTGGATATTCCTCCGGTGATCAAGTCTATTTGTATCTACATTTTGCCGAGatccaaaccctaaaagcCAGCGATAACAGGGAATTTGATATTGTGTGGgctaataatattaaaaagcTGGCTTATAAACCTAAGGTATCACAAATAGATACCTTACTCAACACATCACCGAATAAATGTGATAATACATTTTGCAAAGCGTTCCTAGTGAGGACTCAAAGGTCAACTCTACCACCACTACTTAACGCCTATGAGGTCTACATTCTTGTGGAGTTTCCATACTCAGAGACACATCCCGACGATG TCGTTGCtatcaagaaaatcaaagcCGCTTATGGATTGAAGATAATCAGTTGGCAAGGAGATCCTTGCCTCCCTAGAGAATATAAGTGGGAGTATATAGAATGCAGCTACACCAATAACTCTATTCCCCCAAGAATCATTTCCTT AGACTTATCAAACCGTGGGTTAAAAGGGATCATAGAGCCCGTCTTACAAAACTTAACCCAGCTTGAAAAACT GGACTTATCAATTAACCGTTTATCCGGCGAAGTGCCTGAGTTTCTGGCCAACATGAAATCATTGTCGAACAT AAACTTAAGTTGGAATAATCTAAAAGGTCTGATTCCTCCAGCCCTTgaggagaaaagaaagaatggaCTTAAACTAAA TACTCaaggaaatcaaaatctatgTCCTGGGGATGAATGCAAAAGAAGCATCCCAAAATTTCCTGTAACAACTGTTGTGTCGATTTCTGCAATTCTGCTTACTGTAGTTGTGCTActtattgttttcatttacaaaaagaaaaagacgtCAAAAG TTCGTCACAGATTACCAATTACTAAATCTGAAAtcttaaccaaaaagagaaGGTTTACATATTCAGAAGTCGAAGCAGTgacaaataagtttgaaagaGTTATAGGAGAAGGAGGGTTTGGAATTGTGTATCATGGTCATTTGAATGATACTGAACAAGTAGCTGTTAAACTTCTCTCTCATTCATCAACTCAAGGCTATAAGCAATTTAAGGCAGAG GTAGAACTGCTTTTAAGAGTCCACCATACAAACTTGGTAAATCTTGTTGGATATTGTAATGAAGAAGACCACTTGGCCCTTGTCTATGAGTATGCAGCTAACGGGGACTTAAAGCAACATCTTTCAG GAGAGTCTAGTTCCGCTGCTTTAAATTGGGCAAGCAGACTTGGAATCGCTACCGAGACTGCACAAG GATTAGAGTACTTACACATTGGATGTGAACCTCCAATGATTCATAGAGATGTCAAAACGACGAATATACTTTTGGACGAGCATTTCCATGCTAAACTTGCTGATTTTGGACTTTCCAGATCATTTCCAGTAGGAGTTGAATCCCATGTATCAACAAATGTTGCTGGCACTCCTGGATATCTTGATCCTGA ATATTATCGAACAAATTGGTTAACTGAAAAAAGTGATGTATATAGTATGGGCATTGTCCTGTTAGAGATTATCACAAACCAGCCTGTGATACAACAAGTCCGTGAAAAGCCTCATATAGCTGAATGGGTGGGGTTGATGCTTACTAAAGGAGATATTAAAAGTATAATGGATCCAAAACTGAATGGGGAATATGACTCAAGTTCCGTTTGGAAGGCTCTTGAGCTAGCTATGTCATGTGTGAACCCCTCTTCAGGGGGAAGACCAACCATGTCTCAGGTTATAAGTGAACTTAAAGAATGTCTCATTTATGAGAACTCAAGAAAAGAAGGACGATCAGAAGTAGACTCAAAAAGTTCCATTGAACTGTCCACCAGTTTCACCGCTGAAGTGACCCCTGATGCACGGTAA